One Cryptococcus neoformans var. grubii H99 chromosome 3, complete sequence genomic region harbors:
- a CDS encoding UTP-glucose-1-phosphate uridylyltransferase, producing MATLEPKQDPQASARQRGHSAVDFKSATTGVAAKTMRNELNRMVANEQDPAKKKVFEAEMQSFFILFNRFLTERAKGEKLDWDKINPPKPEQVRPYEVLPNVDPSILNKLAVLKLNGGLGTTMGCVGPKSIIEVRDNMTFLDLSVRQIEHLNEKYNVNVPFILMNSFNTDEDTARIIQKYQNHNINILTFNQSRYPRVDKESLLPCPRESSSDKSNWYPPGHGDIFDALTNSGLLDKLIAAGKEYIFISNVDNLGAVVDLNIFQTMMDAQAEYVMEVTDKTKADVKGGTIIDYDGKPRLLEVAQVPKDHLDEFCSTRKFKIFNTNNIWCNLRAIKRIMDEDALSLEIIVNNKVTDDGQAVIQLETAIGAAIKHFDSAIGINVPRSRFLPVKSCSDLLLIKSKLYNLEHGVLTMDRSREFGGTPVVKLGGEFKKVANFEKRFKSIPNITELDHLTVSGDVWFGKSVRLAGTCIIVATEGNKIMIPDGTNLENKLITGNLSIIDH from the exons ATGGCTACTCTCGAACCCAAGCAAGACCCCCAGGCCTCCGCCAGGCAGAGGGGGCACTCAGCAGTC GACTTCAAATCTGCCACCACTGGTGTCGCTGCCAAGACCATGCGAAACGAGCTTAACAGAATGGTCGCAAACGAGCAAGACCCTGctaagaagaag GTGTTTGAGGCTGAGATGCagtccttcttcatcctcttcaatcgTTTCCTCACTGAGCGCGCCAAGGGCGAAAAGCT CGACTGGGATAAGATCAACCCTCCCAAGCCTGAACAGGTCCGCCCTTACGAAGTCCTTCCCAATGTTGACCCTTCAatcctcaacaagcttGCTGTTCTCAAGCTCAACGGTGGTCTTGGTACTACTATGGGCTGCGTCGGCCCCAAGTCAATTATCGAGGTCAGGGACAACATGACTTTCCTCGATCTTTCTGTCCGACAAATTGAG CACTTGAACGAAAAGTACAATGTGAATGtacccttcatcctcatgaACTCTTTCAACACCGATGAAGACACAGCTAGGATCATTCAAAAATACCAAAACCACAACATCAATATCCTCACTTTCAATCAATCTCGATACCCCCGTGTTGACAAGGAATCTTTGCTCCCTTGTCCGCGAGAATCTTCAAGCGACAAAAGCAATTGGTACCCTCCTGGACACGGTGACATCTTTGATGCTTTGAC CAACTCGGGCCTCCTTGACAAGCTCATCGCTGCAGGCAAGGAgtacatcttcatctccaacgTTGACAACCTTGGTGCTGTAGTCGAtctcaacatcttccagACCATGATGGATGCTCAGGCCGAATACGTCATGGAGGTCACTGACAAGACCAAGGCCGACGTCAAGGGTGGTACCATCATTGACTACGATGGCAAGCCTAGGTTGCTCGAGGTTGCTCAAGTTCCCAAAGATCACCTTGATGAATTCTGCAGCACTCGAAAATTCAAGATTT TCAACACCAACAACATTTGGTGCAATTTGCGAGCCATCAAGAGGATCATGGACGAGGATGCGCTCAGCCTTGAAATCattgtcaacaacaaggtTACTGACGATGGCCAAGCCGTTATCCAACTTGAAACTGCCATCGGTGCTGCTATTAAG CACTTCGACTCTGCCATCGGCATCAACGTTCCTCGATCACGATTTTTGCCTGTAAAGTCTTGCTC tgatcttcttctcatcaaaTCCAAGCTCTACAATCTTGAGCACGGTGTTTTGACCATGGACAGGTCCCGAGAATTCGGAGGCACCCCTGTTGTCAAGCTTGGTGGCGAGTTCAAGAAGGTTGCCAACTTCGAGAAGCGATTCAAGTCTATCCCCAACATCACCGAGCTCGACCATCTTACTGTTTCTGGCGATGTCTGGTTCGGTAAGAGTGTGAGGCTTGCTGGTACTTGTATCATTGTCGCTACTGAGGGCAACAAGATCATGATCCCTGACGGTACCAACCTCGAAAACAAGTTGATTACTGGTAATCTCTCCATCATCGACCATTAA
- a CDS encoding chaperone protein DNAJ, with product MSYILTSFLASFLPSQITTAILPYLSANLPSIFPPAPRGSPRYLHNYRLAFTGAICIWQAYSFLKGGLGNDDDWYRLLNVQVNADEDALKSAFRSLARKHHPDRAGNDNDDHFILARKAYETLSDPVKRYAYDRFGPKILQWKAASVREYILFGLQNSIGFYIVSGGIMLILALLGKGRSGSYWIHTLFAFLFIFELSLILSPSIHAPPILARLFIPSFLLQKPQFIQISLLHRLFASLSVSVPQLLSVWNADEDEGSKARKEDDGWRVVVGLLKNLNEEAVNEFHAEVMPLLSTGDQNATMTLIKNAMENVMVDRALVSHPRIHETYRVARMRASHRTPSKTPLSFSAKRAPSSISSQNPSRELSAASGYTPSSSVTDVLAEQLLMAVDIPLPPSPPLTPRSGPQRLE from the exons ATGTCCTATATCCTCACATCTTTCCTCGCGTCTTTCCTGCCTTCACAGATCACCACTGCTATCCTTCCTTATCTCTCCGCCaatcttccatccatcttcccccCAGCACCTAGGGGCTCGCCACGTTACTTGCATAATTACCGCCTTGCATTTACTGGGGCCATATGCATATGGCAGGCCTACTCCTTCTTGAAGGGTGGTCTGGGCAATGACGATGACTGGTATCGCTTGCTGAATGTACAGGTAAATGCCGACGAAGATGCACTCAAAAGTGCTTTTAGGAGTCT CGCCAGGAAGCACCATCCAGATAGGGCTGGCAACGACAACGACGATCACTTCATCCTAGCCCGCAAAGCATATGAAACGCTTTCTGATCCGGTGAAGCGATACGCATATGATAG GTTCGGTCCCAAAATATTACAATGGAAAGCCGCATCGGTCAGGGAGTATATCCTTTTTGGTCTCCAGAACTCAATAGGTTTCTATATCGTCTCTGGTGGCATTATGTTGATTTTGGCTC TCCTCGGTAAAGGTCGTTCAGGATCATAT TGGATCCACACCCTATTTGCATTCCTTTTCATTTTCGAATTATCCTTAATCCTTTCTCCATCAATCCATGCTCCCCCCATTCTGGCCCGTTTATtcatcccctccttcttgcttcAAAAACCACAATTCATTCAAATATCGCTTCTCCATCGACTCTTCGCCTCTCTATCTGTCAGCGTACCCCAACTGCTGAGTGTTTGGAACgcagatgaggatgaaggatccaaagcaaggaaggaagatgatggctgGAGAGTCGTTGTAGGATTGTTAAAAAATCTCAACGAAGAAG CTGTGAATGAATTTCATGCCGAAGTCATGCCGCTCTTGTCCACAGGTGATCAAAATGCTACGATGACTTTGATCAAGAACGCGATGGAAAATG TGATGGTGGATCGGGCACTCGTATCCCATCCTCGCATACATGAAACATATCGAGTTGCCCGTATGAGAGCTAGTCACCGCACTCCATCCAAAACACCGTTGAGCTTTTCAGCAAAACGTGCTCCTTCATCGATATCATCACAAAATCCTTCTAGGGAGCTTTCGGCAGCGAGCGGATACACACCGTCTTCGTCCGTCACGGATGTCCTTGCTGAACAGTTACTTATGGCGGTGGACATTCCTTTGCCGCC